The DNA sequence CGCCGGATTTATCCGGTGGAAGGGATGGTGGACTTGTTTCATGTGCCAGATGAATCTGGTGGAAAAGTGTGGCGGTTTGTTTATTGTCCCAGATGAATCCGGTGGAAAAGTGTGGCGGTTTGTTTATTGTGCCAGATGAATCTGGCACCAACGACCGGATGAATCCGGTGCTCCGGCAAGGCCTGGATTTCTCACGTGCGTTCGGAATGACGGTCTGGCGCGGGTTTGGGAGGTGAAATGGCGACTGTTGGAGCACCGGTTTCAACCGGTCGTACCGCCGGATTTATCCGGTGAAAAGGATGGTGGACTTGTTTCATGTGCCAGATGAATCTGGCACCAACGACCGAATGAATTCGGTGTTCCGGCGCTTTCGTAAGCTATATATAAATCAGCGTTATCGGCGTAATCTGCGTGAACCCTCGGCGCAATCCGCGTTTTTTTCAGCGAATATCTGCGGGAAACCCAATTTTGTTACCCACTATATATGGAGGGGAATCTTGCTTAGATACTAAAGACAAGCTGAACTCATCCCAAACACTTCCGAAATGATTGTTTTGATGTTTTTTGGAGGCCTTGGGATTGTCTAAAGTATGGCTTTACAGGCAGTTGGAGTCATTTTTAAGAACAAAAAAATTAGGGAGGATAAAAAATGAAGGTAACTTTCAAAAACATGATTCAGGCTTATCAGGGAAAGTGTGATGGCCTGATTTACTACTACAATCCCCGGCTAAAGCGTATGTTGTGCAGGACTTACGCCAAACCCAGGGAATCCACGCAAAACCGCAGATTCGCGACGATTGCGAAAAATCTGCGCTCTTTGAACCCGTCCGAGGGTTTTTGCAATGACCTTCGGGTTTACGCGGATCTTTACCGCCGCAAAAACTTTGATGGTCCGAACATCGTCACCTGGTATAACGCCTATCTGATGATGATGTATGCGATGGCGGGGCTGTATCCGCAGCTCGATTTGGAGCATATCACACGCGCGGATATTGAGGATGGCGCGCTTCCCTGTCGGAGCGTGAAAAGAGCGGTGGAGGCGAGGCTTTTGCCGATGGTGAAGGGGTATGAATTGCTGGATGCGGGGTTTTAGCGTTTTAGGGTTCCCGCGGATTAGCGCAGAAAAAAACGCAGATAGCGCCGATAGCGTGGATGGAGCACCGGATTCATCCGGTCGTTGGTGCCAGATTCATCTGGCACAATGTTCTGCCGACCACCCAACTCCGCCCTTTAGGCAGAAAACCCGCGCCCATGCGTCATTCTGAGCGCCAGCGAAGAATCCAGGCCATGATTCTTAATAGATTAGGGATACACAGGATTGGGATGATAAAAAAGGGATTTTTACGTTGTAGCGCCGGAACACCGGATTTATCCGGTCGTAGGTGCCGAATTCATTCGGCACAAAGAGGAAAACCCGCCACCTTTTTTCACCGGATAAATCCGGCGGGTCCGACCGGTTGAAACCGGTGCTCCAACAGTCTCCACTTTGCCACCCAAACCCAGGATAACGCGTTGGTTCGGCGTAATCGGCGTAATCTGCGTGACATTTTTTCTGCGCTAATCCGCGTGAACCTTAAAACCGGTGTTCCATCAGTCGCCATCCCGCACTTTTTCCAACACCAGCCGCTTCAAGCGGGGTTCATCAGCGCAGACAAGTTTCATTCTGAGGGCCAAAGGGTTCAGGGATTTATGGAGGGCGAGTTTGGGTAAATCCTTTTCCGTGCAGAGCAGAACGCCGTCGTCGCCAAGAGCCTGGAGGATGGGGTCGATTTCGGCGGGCTGGGAGAAAGGATGATGGTCGGGAAAGCGGAAATGGGTTTCCCAGTTGAGACCGAGAGCGTGGACGCTGTCCTCGAAAGAATCCGGCAGCGCGATGGAAGAAATCAGGACTAGTTTTCGGTTTTGGAGGATGTCGAGAGGAAAGGCATTTCCCTGGGAGTCAATGACATCGAGGGCTTGATAGAAGCATTTGAGGGCGGTTCTGGCGCTGGCGGGGAGGTTTCCCAGGGATGGGGTTTGGGCTTCTTTTTGGATTAAAACCAGGGCGTCCGCGCTTTGGAGAGCCGAGAGGGGTTCACGCAGCCAACCGGCGGGAATGACGCGTCCGTTTCCGAGGCCAAGTTTGGCGTCGAAGCAGACCAAATCGAGGTCGCGGGCGATTTTGAGGTGTTGGAAACCATCGTCCAGAATCACCACATCGAGGTCGGGATATTCCGCCAAAAGCAAGGAAATCGCCGCCACCCGCCTCTTCCCCACCACGACGGGGATTCCGGGAAGTTTTTGAGCCAAAAGCTGGGCTTCGTCACCGGAATCTTTGACGCCCAGGATGATGTTTGAGCGGTTGGAAACGAGGCTGGGAAAGCGTTCCCGGCTTCCGCCACAGCCACGATGAGAGAGCGCGACTTTGATGCCCATTTCCTGGAGTAAGAGCGCCAAATAGACGCAAAAAGGGGTTTTTCCGCTACCTCCGCTCCCCAGATTTCCCACACTGACCACCCGGCAGGGAGCGCGCCAGCCTTGAAAGCGGCTTCGGCGCAGGGTTTGAAGCGCGGCGTTGAGGTTTCCCAAAGGGAGAAGCAGATGGCTGAGAGCGCTGCGTTGGTGAAGGTGTCGGCGCGCCAGCTCTTGTAGATTCAATCAGCATTCCCCGCCAAATTTGGCATCGATGAGGGCGATGAGTTTTTCCACATCGAAGGGTTTGAATAAAACGTCTTTCAGGCCGTCGGTTTTGGAGCGTAAAAGGACGTGGTCGGGGTCGTAGCCAAAGCCGGTCATCATTATCACCGGCAGGGCGGGGTCGTGGGCTTTGACGCGGGAAAAAAGCTCGTAGCCGTCCATATCGGGCATGGCGATGTCGGTGATGACGAGGTCGATGTTTCCCGCGATGACCTCGTGGAGGGCGTCCAGGCCGTTATAGAAGCCGCAAATTGTCCAGTTGGGGCAGGAAGCCCGGAGCTGTTCCCGAAGTGATAAAACGATGCTCTCCTCGTCGTCAACGATACAAATTGTCATTTCTTTCAATCGATTCCTCCCAGAATGATGTCCCGGATTTGTTGATAGCGGTCCATTGTTTTTTGGATGATGTGAGGTGGTAAAAGCGGCGCGGGTGGTTTTTTGTTCCAGCCGATACGGGTGAGGTGGTCGCGGATGATTTGTTTGTCGAAACTGGCGGGGGTTTTTCCGAGGCTGTATTGAGATGAATCCCAAAACCTTGATGAATCGGGAGTTAGAGCTTCATCACCCAGGAGGAGTTCGCCGTCCAAAAGCCCGAATTCGAACTTGGTGTCCGCCAAAATGATACCTTTTTCCTTCAGTTTGGCGTGGGCCCAGGTGTATAATTTGAGGGAATAATCGCGGGCGAGGTCAGCCAGAGCGGGGTCCATGGATTCGCGCATCTGGAGGAAAGTGATGTTTTCATCGTGGCCCTGGTCGGCTTTGGTGGAGGGCGTGAAAATGGGCTCGGGGAAGGCTTCGCTTTCGCGCATTTTGGGAGGTAAGGGCAAGCCACCAACGCTTTTGGAGACTTTGTATTCCGCCCAGGCAGAGCCGCTGAGATAGCCGCGGACG is a window from the Candidatus Cloacimonadota bacterium genome containing:
- a CDS encoding phosphoribosylaminoimidazolesuccinocarboxamide synthase — protein: MFNQIKKLDIVFKSQRGKVRDIFDLGETLLIVTSDRVSAFDVVFPQTLTGKGAILNQIAVHAFKLTAPLVPNHFITDDVDAYPHALKRFKPYLEGRSMLVKKLKIIPFECIVRGYLSGSAWAEYKVSKSVGGLPLPPKMRESEAFPEPIFTPSTKADQGHDENITFLQMRESMDPALADLARDYSLKLYTWAHAKLKEKGIILADTKFEFGLLDGELLLGDEALTPDSSRFWDSSQYSLGKTPASFDKQIIRDHLTRIGWNKKPPAPLLPPHIIQKTMDRYQQIRDIILGGID
- the lpxK gene encoding tetraacyldisaccharide 4'-kinase; protein product: MNLQELARRHLHQRSALSHLLLPLGNLNAALQTLRRSRFQGWRAPCRVVSVGNLGSGGSGKTPFCVYLALLLQEMGIKVALSHRGCGGSRERFPSLVSNRSNIILGVKDSGDEAQLLAQKLPGIPVVVGKRRVAAISLLLAEYPDLDVVILDDGFQHLKIARDLDLVCFDAKLGLGNGRVIPAGWLREPLSALQSADALVLIQKEAQTPSLGNLPASARTALKCFYQALDVIDSQGNAFPLDILQNRKLVLISSIALPDSFEDSVHALGLNWETHFRFPDHHPFSQPAEIDPILQALGDDGVLLCTEKDLPKLALHKSLNPLALRMKLVCADEPRLKRLVLEKVRDGD
- a CDS encoding response regulator, giving the protein MTICIVDDEESIVLSLREQLRASCPNWTICGFYNGLDALHEVIAGNIDLVITDIAMPDMDGYELFSRVKAHDPALPVIMMTGFGYDPDHVLLRSKTDGLKDVLFKPFDVEKLIALIDAKFGGEC